A genome region from Triticum aestivum cultivar Chinese Spring chromosome 2B, IWGSC CS RefSeq v2.1, whole genome shotgun sequence includes the following:
- the LOC123045426 gene encoding NDR1/HIN1-like protein 12, which produces MSKGKVHHDWILRRCCGSIAACILTLAVLVGFVALVIYLALHPSKPSFYLQDIQLRSIDLADPALSLDVQVTIASRNPNDRVGIYYKTLHAFTTYRDEPVTVPVSLPAIYQGHKDQSVWSPVMSGDSVPVAPYVADAMKQDIAAGYVLLHVKVDGRVKWKVGSWVSGGYHIFVNCPALLSASGGSVGGAFAMSATVGGKQTVSLKFTQPSYCTVDV; this is translated from the exons ATGAGCAAGGGCAAGGTTCACCACGACTGGATCCTCCGGCGGTGCTGCGGCTCCATCGCCGCCTGCATCCTCACGCTCGCCGTCCTCGTCGGCTTCGTCGCGCTCGTCATCTACCTCGCCCTGCACCCCTCCAAGCCCTCCTTCTACCTCCAGGACATCCAGCTCCGCTCCATCGACCTCGCCGATCCGGCTCTCTCCCTTGACGTCCAG GTGACCATCGCGTCGCGGAACCCGAACGACCGGGTGGGCATCTACTACAAGACCCTGCACGCCTTCACCACGTACCGCGACGAGCCGGTGACGGTGCCGGTGTCGCTGCCGGCGATCTACCAGGGACACAAGGACCAGTCGGTGTGGTCGCCGGTGATGTCCGGGGACTCGGTGCCGGTGGCCCCCTACGTGGCGGACGCCATGAAGCAGGACATCGCCGCCGGGTACGTGCTGCTGCACGTGAAGGTGGACGGCCGCGTCAAGTGGAAGGTCGGCAGCTGGGTCTCCGGCGGCTACCACATCTTCGTCAACTGCCCCGCGCTGCTCTCCGCCAGCGGCGGCTCCGTCGGCGGTGCCTTCGCCATGAGCGCCACGGTGGGCGGCAAGCAGACCGTCTCGCTCAAGTTCACGCAGCCGTCCTACTGCACCGTCGACGTGTGA